From the genome of Pukyongia salina, one region includes:
- a CDS encoding DUF3291 domain-containing protein yields the protein MYLAQLNIAEAIAPMDDPVMADFVSNIERINSLAEKSPGYIWRLTDEEGENSYSMQLFDSEYIVTNMSVWKDRDSLFDFVYNTAHVEIFKRRKEWFAKMPQMHMVLWYIEEGHIPDINEAKERLQHLREHGKSQYAFTFKDNF from the coding sequence ATGTATTTAGCCCAATTAAATATAGCCGAAGCAATTGCCCCTATGGACGACCCTGTGATGGCAGACTTCGTAAGCAATATTGAGCGAATCAATTCGCTGGCCGAGAAAAGTCCGGGTTACATATGGAGACTCACGGATGAGGAAGGAGAAAACTCATATTCCATGCAACTGTTCGATTCGGAATATATCGTTACCAATATGAGTGTGTGGAAGGATCGCGACAGTTTGTTCGATTTCGTATATAATACGGCCCATGTTGAGATATTTAAACGGCGGAAAGAATGGTTTGCTAAAATGCCACAAATGCATATGGTCTTATGGTATATTGAAGAAGGACATATTCCCGATATCAACGAGGCCAAAGAACGACTCCAACATTTACGAGAGCACGGTAAAAGTCAATACGCATTTACCTTTAAAGATAATTTTTAG
- a CDS encoding LysM peptidoglycan-binding domain-containing protein: protein MVKAKYQSVLDLGEQLNIQDGDVQVKGNQLEVRGTAATQYEKDLLWDEIKRVGGENPSDIMADIKVADTSVYARHTVKSGESLSKIAKNYYGDPMKYNAIFEANRNILKNPDLIHPGQELVIPNL from the coding sequence ATGGTTAAAGCAAAATACCAAAGCGTTCTTGATCTTGGAGAACAGTTAAATATTCAGGATGGAGATGTTCAAGTAAAAGGTAATCAGCTGGAAGTTCGTGGAACTGCAGCTACACAATATGAAAAAGACCTACTCTGGGATGAAATTAAACGAGTAGGTGGTGAAAACCCGAGTGATATCATGGCAGATATTAAGGTTGCGGACACTTCGGTATACGCCCGTCATACAGTAAAAAGTGGAGAATCTTTAAGTAAGATCGCCAAAAATTACTACGGAGACCCAATGAAATACAATGCTATTTTCGAGGCTAATAGAAATATCCTCAAAAATCCGGATCTTATCCATCCGGGACAGGAACTAGTGATCCCAAACCTGTAA
- a CDS encoding sulfite exporter TauE/SafE family protein, with the protein MFEFFSEINLVYIPLLFLLGTATFTLSTISGGGGAMMQIPILNFLIGTTQTAPVINLGALISRPSRIIIFWKHIVWKVFWYFVPAAVGAAILAGYLFSKVQIVWVQILVGLFLVSTVFQYKFGKESKSFPVKLWYFTPLGFFVGIVGTFTGGMGPILNPFFLNAGITKEELVGTKAAQSLFLGMAQVGSYSFFGLLNRELWIYGIALGLGATIGNLFGKILLARMSKLSFRRWVIVIMVISGIVLIIKAIPEL; encoded by the coding sequence ATGTTCGAATTCTTCTCAGAAATCAACCTTGTTTATATTCCGCTACTGTTCTTACTGGGAACGGCCACTTTTACGCTATCCACTATTAGCGGAGGCGGGGGTGCAATGATGCAGATCCCCATCTTGAACTTTTTAATTGGCACAACTCAAACAGCCCCGGTGATCAATCTGGGAGCCTTGATAAGCCGTCCTTCTCGTATTATTATCTTCTGGAAGCATATCGTCTGGAAGGTTTTCTGGTATTTTGTACCTGCCGCAGTAGGTGCAGCCATATTAGCGGGATATTTATTTTCGAAGGTACAGATCGTGTGGGTACAGATCCTGGTAGGTTTGTTTCTTGTAAGTACTGTATTTCAATATAAATTTGGAAAGGAATCCAAATCGTTTCCTGTAAAATTGTGGTATTTCACTCCTTTAGGATTTTTTGTGGGAATAGTAGGAACATTTACCGGTGGCATGGGGCCAATTCTCAATCCGTTTTTCCTTAATGCCGGGATCACCAAGGAGGAACTTGTAGGTACTAAGGCCGCGCAGTCATTATTCCTGGGTATGGCCCAGGTAGGAAGTTATAGTTTTTTTGGACTTCTGAATCGTGAACTCTGGATCTACGGAATTGCCCTGGGATTAGGCGCTACCATTGGGAACCTGTTTGGGAAAATATTGCTTGCCCGAATGAGCAAACTTAGTTTCCGGCGTTGGGTGATCGTTATCATGGTAATAAGTGGCATAGTACTTATTATAAAAGCTATACCCGAATTATAA
- a CDS encoding Hsp20/alpha crystallin family protein yields the protein MSTLVKAPKNGSLAKTNSGSLTGTFPTWSSWIDDLFNNDLPSIFRPNFNTGLSLPMVNIIELDDAYHVEMAVPGMKKSDFHIEIDNQVLSISSEIENNEETNEDNYTRREFGYASFKRSFSLPETVEEDKIKANYVDGILKLELPKKEEAKRQPPRKINIS from the coding sequence ATGAGTACTTTAGTGAAAGCACCTAAAAATGGAAGTTTGGCAAAAACAAATTCAGGTAGTCTAACAGGTACATTTCCTACCTGGTCTTCATGGATCGACGATTTGTTCAATAATGATTTGCCAAGTATTTTCAGACCTAACTTCAATACCGGGCTTAGCTTGCCAATGGTGAACATCATCGAATTAGACGATGCCTATCATGTAGAAATGGCAGTACCGGGTATGAAGAAATCCGATTTCCATATTGAGATAGACAATCAGGTTCTTTCCATCTCTTCTGAAATAGAGAACAACGAAGAAACCAATGAAGATAACTATACTCGCAGGGAATTTGGATATGCTTCCTTTAAGAGAAGTTTCTCACTTCCGGAAACTGTAGAGGAAGACAAGATCAAAGCAAATTATGTGGATGGTATCCTTAAACTTGAGCTTCCGAAGAAAGAAGAAGCTAAGCGTCAACCTCCGCGTAAGATCAATATATCTTAA
- a CDS encoding sigma 54-interacting transcriptional regulator — protein sequence MKIEKIKTFGELKAQGYEYKSVKDELRRNLLQKIMKKETTFKGIHGYEYTVIPELERAILSRHNINLLGLRGQAKTRLARQMTTLLDEFIPVVEGSEINDDPFKPISRYARELLAEKGDNTPISWVHRDERFAEKLATPDVTVADLIGDVDPIKAANLKLTYADDRVIHYGMIPRANRSIFVINELPDLQARIQVALFNILQEGDVQIRGFKLRLPLDIQFVFTANPEDYTNRGSIVTPLKDRIGSQILTHYPEDIETARTITQQEAAQAMAEKQHVYVPEIAKDILEEISFQARESEFIDAKSGVSARMSITAFENLLSTAERRALQNGARETSVRLGDFVGIIPSITGKVELVYEGEQEGASQVAQQLIADAVKAQFDTYFPKIEKLQKETEQDPYTEIVAWFFEQSGFELLDSLSDDEYKQQLNRIEPLDELVNDHLPDIDERDRSFVKELVLWALVEYRKLSKYNLSDGMRFKDVYGGYISGL from the coding sequence ATGAAGATTGAAAAAATAAAAACCTTTGGTGAGCTTAAAGCACAGGGCTACGAATATAAATCGGTTAAGGATGAATTGAGAAGAAATCTCCTTCAGAAAATAATGAAGAAGGAAACCACCTTTAAAGGTATACATGGGTACGAATACACGGTGATCCCGGAGTTGGAACGCGCCATCTTATCCAGACACAATATCAATTTGCTGGGTCTGCGTGGACAGGCCAAAACAAGATTGGCCAGGCAAATGACCACCTTGCTCGATGAATTTATTCCGGTGGTTGAGGGGAGTGAGATCAACGACGATCCTTTCAAGCCAATTTCCCGTTACGCCAGGGAATTGCTGGCAGAGAAAGGTGATAACACCCCCATATCATGGGTGCATCGCGATGAGCGGTTTGCCGAGAAGCTGGCTACTCCAGACGTGACCGTTGCAGATCTTATTGGAGACGTGGATCCTATCAAGGCGGCAAATCTTAAACTTACCTATGCCGATGATCGGGTAATCCACTATGGCATGATCCCTCGGGCGAACAGGAGTATATTCGTGATCAATGAACTTCCGGATCTACAGGCGAGAATACAGGTAGCCTTATTTAATATCCTGCAGGAAGGTGATGTACAGATTCGAGGTTTTAAGTTGCGTTTACCATTAGATATCCAATTTGTATTCACGGCCAATCCCGAAGACTATACCAACAGGGGTAGCATTGTTACTCCATTAAAGGACAGGATAGGATCACAGATATTAACTCATTATCCGGAGGACATAGAGACGGCTCGCACCATCACCCAACAGGAAGCGGCGCAGGCGATGGCGGAGAAACAACATGTATACGTGCCGGAAATTGCTAAGGATATATTGGAAGAGATAAGTTTTCAGGCGCGTGAAAGTGAATTTATTGATGCGAAAAGCGGGGTTAGCGCCCGTATGAGCATCACCGCTTTTGAAAACCTTTTAAGCACTGCCGAGCGCAGGGCACTTCAGAATGGAGCCCGTGAAACCTCGGTTCGATTGGGGGATTTTGTGGGAATTATCCCATCTATCACCGGAAAGGTGGAGCTTGTTTATGAAGGTGAGCAGGAAGGCGCGTCCCAGGTAGCTCAACAGTTAATCGCAGATGCAGTGAAAGCGCAATTCGATACTTATTTTCCGAAGATAGAGAAACTACAAAAGGAGACCGAACAAGATCCTTATACCGAGATCGTGGCCTGGTTCTTCGAGCAAAGTGGCTTCGAACTTCTGGATTCTCTTTCAGATGATGAATACAAACAGCAGTTAAACAGGATCGAACCACTCGATGAACTTGTAAACGACCATTTGCCCGATATCGATGAACGCGACAGATCATTTGTAAAGGAATTAGTGCTATGGGCGCTGGTAGAATATCGTAAATTAAGTAAATACAACTTAAGCGATGGAATGAGGTTTAAAGATGTTTATGGTGGTTATATAAGTGGTCTTTAA
- a CDS encoding vWA domain-containing protein codes for MKKKPRPSGFVFTKHVPKEQSPFERLFEIFQELITHTSGDFDEAIDWLRQLDEEYKITTPDYSIEDFIEDLKKKGYIREEYVPKGDGTGRGEGGSKMTEKLEQVLRKRALEQIFGKLKRSGAGNHKTKSTGRGDEKAGEFRNYQFGDALDSISMTESLKNAQINHGVGDFHLTENDLVVEETMYKAQMSTVLMIDISHSMILYGEDRITPAKKVAMALSELITTRYPKDTLDILVFGNDAWPIKIKDLPYLNVGPYHTNTVAGLQLAMDMLRRKRNTNKQIFMITDGKPSCLQLPDGQYYKNSVGLDPHIVSKCYMMARQARKLHIPITTFMIAEDPYLMQFVDHFTEANQGKAFYTGLKGLGEMIFTDYETNRRKKIR; via the coding sequence ATGAAAAAGAAACCTCGCCCCTCCGGATTCGTGTTCACAAAGCACGTCCCGAAGGAACAATCTCCATTTGAACGACTTTTCGAGATCTTTCAGGAATTAATTACACATACTTCTGGTGATTTTGATGAGGCGATAGACTGGCTGCGACAACTGGATGAGGAATACAAAATAACAACCCCCGATTACAGCATAGAAGATTTTATAGAAGACCTGAAGAAAAAGGGGTATATACGTGAAGAATATGTTCCAAAGGGAGATGGCACCGGTAGAGGTGAAGGAGGGTCGAAGATGACCGAAAAGCTTGAACAAGTACTTCGCAAACGTGCATTGGAACAGATCTTTGGAAAATTAAAACGCAGTGGAGCGGGTAACCATAAGACCAAAAGCACTGGGCGTGGCGATGAGAAAGCAGGCGAATTCAGGAACTATCAGTTTGGCGATGCCCTCGATAGCATATCGATGACCGAAAGTTTAAAAAATGCCCAGATAAACCACGGAGTAGGGGATTTCCATCTCACCGAGAACGACCTGGTGGTTGAGGAAACCATGTATAAGGCACAAATGAGCACAGTGCTTATGATCGATATCAGTCATAGTATGATCCTCTACGGGGAAGACCGAATTACCCCGGCAAAAAAGGTTGCTATGGCACTTTCAGAATTAATTACTACCAGATACCCCAAAGATACTCTCGATATTCTGGTATTTGGTAACGACGCATGGCCAATAAAAATAAAAGACCTGCCTTATCTCAATGTAGGCCCATATCATACCAATACAGTTGCCGGGCTTCAGTTGGCAATGGATATGCTGCGCAGAAAACGAAACACCAACAAACAGATCTTTATGATCACCGATGGGAAACCTAGTTGTCTGCAATTACCCGATGGCCAATACTATAAGAATAGTGTAGGCCTGGACCCGCATATCGTTAGCAAATGTTATATGATGGCACGCCAGGCCCGTAAACTACATATACCCATTACTACCTTTATGATAGCCGAGGATCCTTATTTGATGCAGTTTGTGGACCATTTTACCGAGGCAAACCAAGGAAAAGCATTTTACACGGGATTGAAAGGGCTGGGGGAGATGATATTTACAGATTACGAAACAAACAGAAGAAAGAAAATTAGATAA